One segment of Gordonia terrae DNA contains the following:
- a CDS encoding DUF6325 family protein, with product MDDQAGVDQTADRELGPIDYIVVEWTGKQPTGEALPHLIDLIDRGIVRLIDIVFITKDADGTVARLEINSLGADFAIFDGAATSLLDDSDLAEAATVIDPGSSAAVLVWENAWAAPFATAVRKGGGQLVASGRIPVNALLAQLDAADAATPAAPTA from the coding sequence TTGGACGACCAAGCAGGTGTCGACCAGACGGCCGATCGCGAACTCGGACCCATCGACTACATCGTGGTCGAGTGGACGGGCAAGCAGCCGACTGGTGAGGCACTTCCACATCTGATCGATCTGATCGACCGCGGGATCGTGCGGCTGATCGACATCGTCTTCATCACCAAGGACGCCGACGGAACAGTCGCCCGGCTCGAGATCAACTCCCTCGGCGCGGATTTCGCGATCTTCGACGGCGCGGCGACCTCCTTGCTCGACGATTCCGACCTCGCGGAGGCGGCCACGGTGATCGATCCGGGGTCGAGCGCGGCGGTCCTCGTGTGGGAGAACGCATGGGCTGCTCCGTTCGCCACGGCCGTCCGAAAAGGGGGTGGACAGCTCGTCGCTTCGGGACGGATACCGGTGAACGCCTTGCTCGCCCAACTCGATGCCGCCGACGCGGCGACCCCGGCCGCGCCGACCGCGTAG
- a CDS encoding YchJ family protein, translating into MTSESVNRNVSARCPCLSGLVLGDCCGPVLAGERPAPTAEALMRSRFTAFALGDRNHLLVSWHPDTRPDTLDLDESTRWYRLDIESTAAGSPFDVEGEVTFTAYYRRGPEPGSLHERSRFTRLDGRWVYLDGIVD; encoded by the coding sequence GTGACCAGTGAATCGGTAAACCGGAACGTCTCCGCGAGGTGCCCGTGTCTGTCGGGTCTGGTCCTCGGCGACTGTTGCGGACCCGTTCTCGCCGGTGAGCGCCCCGCACCGACCGCCGAGGCCTTGATGCGTTCGCGTTTCACCGCTTTCGCGCTCGGAGATCGGAACCATCTGCTGGTCAGCTGGCATCCCGACACCCGCCCCGACACGCTGGATCTGGACGAGTCGACGCGCTGGTATCGCCTCGACATCGAGTCGACAGCTGCCGGATCACCCTTCGACGTCGAGGGCGAGGTGACCTTCACCGCGTATTACCGACGAGGACCGGAACCGGGATCGCTGCACGAGCGCAGTCGTTTCACGCGACTCGATGGTCGATGGGTCTACCTGGACGGGATCGTCGACTGA
- a CDS encoding dodecin translates to MSDNVYRVIEVVGSSASGTDDAIRNAITRASSTVNHLDWFEVTETRGHIEDGQIAHFQVTLKVGFKIEGSGDATP, encoded by the coding sequence TTGTCGGACAACGTGTATCGAGTCATCGAAGTCGTCGGGTCCTCGGCCTCCGGCACCGATGACGCCATCCGGAATGCGATCACCCGCGCCTCGTCGACCGTCAACCATCTCGATTGGTTCGAGGTCACCGAGACCCGCGGCCACATCGAAGACGGTCAGATCGCCCACTTCCAGGTGACGCTGAAGGTCGGCTTCAAGATCGAAGGCTCCGGCGACGCGACACCGTGA
- a CDS encoding SHOCT domain-containing protein, which yields MPGLLRGVARTAVISGTATAVSNRVSRRQASRWAQQGAAQDPQQQYAQPQYSQPPQQPPQQAPTPSPTDTISALKELGALYQQGILTEAEFAAQKAKILGT from the coding sequence ATGCCAGGACTTCTTCGCGGTGTCGCCCGCACCGCGGTCATCTCCGGCACCGCGACAGCGGTGAGCAACCGGGTGTCCCGTCGCCAGGCCAGCCGGTGGGCACAACAAGGTGCCGCACAGGACCCGCAGCAGCAGTATGCCCAGCCCCAGTACTCCCAGCCGCCTCAACAACCGCCCCAGCAAGCGCCCACGCCGAGCCCGACGGACACGATCTCGGCGCTCAAGGAGCTCGGCGCGCTCTACCAGCAGGGCATCCTCACCGAGGCCGAGTTCGCCGCGCAGAAGGCGAAGATCCTGGGGACCTGA
- a CDS encoding antibiotic biosynthesis monooxygenase: MTNEISRPETGRKSGAPEGAATLIIGQRVHPGMDDRYREWFGKIETAAARFPGFVGSKLRAPDPSQPDWTAIYGFDSVGHLQDWLNSATRLDLVDEGKPLFDGPATAQVLAPGTAEPETLVTVVVSHRVAESKVDDFLTWQRQVDAAEHRFPGFRGTELFRPIPGVQEDWTISYRFDTAEHLDAWLTSGERAQLLAEAEYFGDFTLRRIDHSFGNWFSHGGDDAPPPSNVKTSVAVWVGLYPTVVFLTLMTAPLGMPLWLGMLIGNLLSSFAMSYLTMPYYVNRVLGWWLQPKSTAPQPRTNLRGALLIIALNAAWVAIFYLITVQFWTLP, translated from the coding sequence ATGACCAACGAGATCTCCCGCCCCGAGACGGGGCGGAAGTCCGGAGCCCCCGAGGGCGCCGCGACCCTCATCATCGGCCAACGCGTCCATCCGGGTATGGATGATCGCTACCGGGAGTGGTTCGGGAAGATCGAGACCGCGGCGGCCCGGTTTCCCGGCTTCGTCGGCTCGAAGCTGCGGGCGCCGGATCCCAGCCAACCGGACTGGACGGCGATCTACGGATTCGACTCGGTCGGCCACCTCCAGGACTGGCTCAACAGCGCCACCCGGCTCGACCTCGTCGACGAGGGCAAACCCCTCTTCGACGGTCCGGCCACCGCCCAGGTCCTGGCGCCGGGCACCGCCGAGCCGGAGACCCTCGTCACCGTCGTGGTGTCGCACCGGGTCGCCGAGTCCAAGGTCGACGACTTCCTGACGTGGCAGCGACAGGTCGACGCCGCCGAGCACCGATTCCCCGGCTTCCGCGGCACGGAATTGTTCCGGCCGATCCCCGGCGTTCAAGAGGACTGGACGATCTCGTACCGCTTCGACACCGCCGAGCACCTCGACGCCTGGCTGACATCCGGAGAGCGTGCCCAACTCCTCGCCGAGGCCGAGTACTTCGGCGACTTCACCCTTCGCCGGATCGACCACTCCTTCGGCAACTGGTTCTCCCACGGCGGGGATGACGCTCCACCACCGTCGAATGTCAAGACCTCCGTGGCGGTCTGGGTCGGCCTCTACCCCACGGTGGTGTTCCTCACCCTGATGACGGCGCCGCTGGGAATGCCGTTGTGGCTGGGCATGTTGATCGGAAACCTGTTGTCCAGCTTCGCGATGAGTTATCTCACGATGCCGTACTACGTGAACCGGGTGCTCGGCTGGTGGCTGCAACCGAAGTCGACGGCGCCTCAACCCCGGACCAACCTCCGGGGCGCGTTGCTCATCATCGCACTGAACGCGGCCTGGGTCGCGATCTTCTACCTGATCACGGTCCAGTTCTGGACACTCCCGTGA
- a CDS encoding ethanolamine ammonia-lyase subunit EutB: MRYHQTIAGTTHEFDGLVELMAKATPRRSGDELAGCAAESDAERAAAAWQLADVPLSRFLDEPLVPYESDEVTRLIVDTHDRAAFAEIAHLTVGGFRDWLLEIAPRADAADRLSRIAPGLTPEMVAAASKIMRNQDLILVAAAARVTSAFRTTIGLPGRIATRLQPNHPTDDPRGIAAATLDGLLMGCGDAVIGINPASDSPRATADLLHMLDDIRQRFEIPMQSCVLSHVTTTVDLIEQGVPVDLVFQSIAGTEGANKGFGVTLDILRDADEAARSLRRGTVGDNVMYLETGQGSALSAGAHLGVGGKPVDQQTLESRAYAVARVLKPLLINTVVGFIGPEYLYDGKQIIRAGLEDHFCGKLLGLPMGVDVCYTNHAEADQDDMDTLLTLLGVAGAAFVIAVPGADDVMLGYQSLSFHDALYVREALHLRPAPEFESWLARLGMTDGDGRVLPVDPGESPLLPLTAGR; the protein is encoded by the coding sequence ATGAGGTACCACCAGACCATCGCCGGCACCACCCATGAGTTCGACGGCCTCGTCGAGCTGATGGCGAAGGCGACGCCGCGCCGGTCGGGAGACGAGCTCGCCGGTTGCGCCGCGGAGTCCGATGCCGAACGAGCAGCTGCCGCATGGCAACTCGCTGACGTACCGCTGAGCCGGTTCCTTGACGAACCCCTGGTGCCGTATGAATCCGACGAGGTGACCCGACTCATCGTGGACACCCATGACCGGGCCGCGTTCGCCGAGATCGCCCACCTGACTGTCGGCGGGTTCCGGGACTGGCTGTTGGAGATCGCCCCACGCGCCGACGCCGCCGATCGGCTCTCCCGGATCGCCCCCGGACTGACGCCGGAGATGGTCGCAGCAGCGTCGAAGATCATGCGGAACCAGGACCTGATCCTGGTGGCCGCCGCGGCGAGGGTGACGTCGGCCTTCCGCACCACCATCGGACTGCCCGGCCGGATCGCCACGCGCCTGCAACCCAACCACCCCACCGACGATCCCCGGGGTATCGCCGCGGCCACCCTCGACGGGCTCTTGATGGGATGTGGCGACGCGGTCATCGGGATCAACCCGGCGTCGGACTCACCGCGAGCGACCGCGGACCTGCTCCACATGCTCGACGACATCCGGCAGCGTTTCGAGATCCCGATGCAATCGTGTGTGCTCTCCCATGTCACGACCACCGTCGACCTCATCGAGCAGGGTGTACCCGTCGACCTCGTGTTCCAGTCGATCGCGGGTACCGAGGGCGCCAACAAGGGATTCGGGGTGACGCTGGACATCCTGCGCGACGCCGACGAGGCGGCACGGTCACTGCGTCGCGGAACCGTGGGCGACAACGTGATGTACCTGGAAACCGGTCAGGGATCGGCACTCTCGGCCGGCGCGCACCTCGGCGTCGGCGGCAAACCGGTCGACCAGCAGACCCTGGAGAGCCGCGCGTACGCGGTGGCGCGCGTGCTGAAACCACTGCTGATCAACACCGTCGTCGGGTTCATCGGTCCCGAATACCTGTACGACGGCAAACAGATCATCCGTGCCGGACTCGAAGATCACTTCTGCGGCAAGCTGCTCGGGCTCCCGATGGGCGTCGACGTCTGCTACACCAACCATGCCGAAGCCGACCAGGACGACATGGACACGCTCCTCACGTTGCTCGGCGTCGCCGGGGCCGCGTTCGTCATCGCCGTGCCCGGGGCGGATGATGTGATGCTCGGCTATCAGAGCCTGTCGTTTCACGACGCTCTCTACGTGCGTGAGGCACTGCACCTTCGGCCCGCTCCCGAGTTCGAGTCGTGGCTGGCCCGACTCGGCATGACCGATGGCGACGGTCGGGTTCTACCGGTGGACCCCGGCGAGTCTCCCCTGCTACCACTGACGGCCGGGCGATGA
- the eutC gene encoding ethanolamine ammonia-lyase subunit EutC: protein MTADRPASADEAQHPDPWAELRRTTQARIGLGRAGNSLPSRRVLEFQAAHALARDAVHEPLDVDEFARGIGELDLDLDAPIVVTSRAATRSEYLRRPDLGRVPDDLSQVPRADTEIGIVLADGLSPRALADHGHGLVAALLRQFDGRYSIAPPVIATEARVALGDHIGEALGVTTLIVIIGERPGLSVADSLGIYLTHLPRPGRADSDRNCISNIHPPDGLQYDVAARTTAALIDGARRLGRSGVALKDMSRTDALEQIDDAEALTHES from the coding sequence ATGACCGCGGACCGGCCCGCATCCGCCGACGAGGCGCAGCACCCCGACCCGTGGGCCGAGCTGCGCCGGACGACCCAAGCTCGTATCGGACTCGGCCGCGCGGGCAATTCGCTTCCGTCGCGGCGGGTCCTCGAATTCCAGGCCGCCCATGCACTTGCGCGCGACGCCGTGCACGAACCGCTCGACGTCGACGAGTTCGCCCGTGGCATCGGCGAACTCGATCTCGATCTCGATGCCCCGATCGTGGTCACCAGTCGGGCGGCGACACGCAGCGAGTACCTGCGCCGGCCGGATCTGGGCCGGGTACCCGACGACCTCTCGCAGGTGCCGCGCGCCGACACCGAGATCGGGATCGTGCTGGCCGACGGACTGTCGCCGCGGGCTCTCGCCGACCACGGCCACGGCCTCGTCGCGGCCCTGCTGCGACAGTTCGACGGCCGCTACTCCATCGCGCCGCCGGTCATCGCGACCGAGGCACGCGTCGCCCTCGGCGACCACATCGGCGAGGCCCTCGGCGTCACCACCCTCATCGTGATCATCGGCGAACGTCCCGGCCTGTCGGTCGCTGACAGCCTGGGAATCTACCTCACCCATCTCCCCCGGCCGGGGCGGGCCGACTCGGATCGCAACTGCATCTCCAACATCCACCCACCCGACGGCCTGCAGTACGACGTCGCCGCACGGACGACGGCCGCACTCATCGACGGCGCCCGCCGACTCGGACGATCCGGGGTCGCACTGAAAGACATGTCGCGCACGGACGCCCTCGAGCAGATCGACGACGCGGAGGCACTCACGCACGAGTCGTGA
- a CDS encoding AMP-dependent synthetase/ligase → MTAAETITFPHQTGVAVATLPAAFQQTITVRPDAIALRTVGGSQEITWAEYARRVEAIAGGLAALGVKRGDTVGIMLTNRPEFHLVDAAALHLGAIPFSIYNTSSPEQIEYLFGNAENSVVVTEQVFLPVLTAANTAVSRTVVVDGVATGAVSLADVEQTPAPEGFDFTASWQAVQPDDLATLIYTSGTTGPPKGVEITHRNIVAEMAALAEIVQAGFDDRAISYLPAAHIADRVSSHAANMMRGIQITTVPDPREIAAALPDVHPTFFFGVPRVWQKIRAGIEAKLAEESSPVKKALAGWAFGVGASTAQARVEGKKSGGLAHGLADRLVLHKVRTALGLDQVSFAGSGAAAIPPEVLKFFLGLGIPVLEVWGMSETTGVSTMTTSDNLRIGTVGTPVRGMEVKLADDGELLVRGPVVMRGYRKQPDKTAETIDADGWLSTGDIATIDDDGNVTIVDRKKELMINESGKNMSPTNIENAMKAASSLIGQVAAIGDARPYVSALVVLDPDAAAARAKKLDLSGADLTELSSHPEVVDEVAVAIRAGNQSLSRVEQVKRFTIVPTAWDPGGDELTPTMKLRRKPIAIKYANEIGELYQVQPGRSVVDLRS, encoded by the coding sequence ATGACCGCTGCAGAGACCATCACGTTTCCCCACCAGACCGGCGTCGCCGTCGCGACGCTTCCCGCCGCGTTCCAGCAGACGATCACCGTGCGCCCCGACGCCATCGCGCTCCGCACCGTCGGCGGGTCGCAGGAGATCACCTGGGCCGAGTACGCGCGCCGGGTGGAGGCCATCGCCGGGGGTCTCGCGGCGTTGGGCGTCAAGCGCGGCGACACCGTCGGGATCATGCTGACCAACCGTCCGGAGTTCCATCTGGTGGACGCCGCCGCGCTCCACCTCGGCGCGATTCCGTTCTCGATCTACAACACGAGTTCGCCGGAACAGATCGAGTATCTCTTCGGGAACGCGGAGAACTCCGTCGTCGTCACCGAGCAGGTGTTCCTCCCAGTGCTCACCGCAGCGAACACCGCGGTGTCCAGGACGGTCGTCGTCGACGGAGTGGCCACGGGTGCCGTCTCACTCGCCGACGTCGAACAGACGCCGGCGCCGGAGGGTTTCGACTTCACCGCGTCGTGGCAGGCGGTGCAGCCCGACGACCTGGCCACCCTGATCTACACCTCGGGTACCACAGGTCCGCCCAAGGGTGTCGAGATCACCCATCGCAACATCGTCGCCGAGATGGCTGCGCTCGCCGAGATCGTGCAGGCGGGTTTCGACGACCGTGCCATCTCGTACCTGCCCGCGGCGCACATCGCCGACCGCGTGTCGTCGCACGCGGCCAACATGATGCGCGGTATCCAGATCACCACTGTGCCCGATCCCCGCGAGATCGCCGCCGCACTTCCCGACGTTCACCCGACCTTCTTCTTCGGCGTGCCGAGGGTGTGGCAGAAGATCCGCGCGGGCATCGAGGCCAAGCTGGCCGAGGAGTCCAGTCCGGTGAAGAAGGCGCTCGCGGGCTGGGCGTTCGGAGTCGGGGCGTCGACGGCGCAGGCTCGGGTCGAGGGCAAGAAATCGGGTGGCCTCGCGCACGGCCTCGCGGACCGTCTGGTGTTGCACAAGGTCCGCACGGCACTGGGGCTGGATCAGGTCTCCTTCGCCGGCTCGGGTGCCGCCGCGATTCCGCCCGAGGTCCTGAAATTCTTCCTGGGACTCGGTATCCCGGTGCTCGAGGTCTGGGGGATGTCGGAGACAACCGGCGTCTCGACGATGACGACCAGCGACAATCTCCGGATCGGTACCGTGGGCACTCCGGTACGCGGCATGGAGGTGAAACTCGCCGACGACGGTGAACTCCTCGTCCGGGGGCCGGTGGTGATGCGCGGTTATCGCAAACAGCCCGACAAGACCGCCGAGACCATCGATGCCGACGGATGGCTGTCGACGGGTGACATCGCGACGATCGACGACGACGGGAATGTCACCATCGTGGACCGCAAGAAAGAACTCATGATCAACGAGTCCGGAAAGAACATGTCGCCCACCAATATCGAGAACGCGATGAAGGCGGCGTCGTCGCTCATCGGTCAGGTGGCCGCGATCGGCGACGCCCGGCCCTATGTGTCGGCACTCGTGGTGCTCGATCCGGATGCCGCCGCCGCGCGTGCCAAGAAGCTCGATCTCTCCGGCGCCGATCTGACCGAGTTGTCCTCACATCCTGAGGTGGTGGACGAGGTTGCGGTGGCAATTCGTGCCGGGAATCAGTCACTGTCCCGCGTGGAGCAGGTCAAGCGTTTTACGATCGTGCCGACCGCCTGGGACCCCGGCGGCGACGAGCTCACCCCGACGATGAAGTTGCGCCGCAAGCCGATTGCGATAAAGTACGCGAACGAGATCGGTGAGCTGTATCAGGTGCAACCCGGACGGTCGGTGGTCGACCTGCGGTCGTGA
- a CDS encoding multidrug effflux MFS transporter, translating to MTTGVAGPRPGRIVGILLCVVPLSQIPLDIYTPAMPDMVTDLSSTSTAVQATVTAYMVGLAVGFVPVGVLADTWGRKRVLTACMGVTIVAGLVCAAATTVPMLLGARFVQGLGACACMVLGYAVAADCFRGRKLTSVAGLLGAAWGLAPVVAPAVGGVLAQFLTWRLIFVLTAAMTLLVGIVVVMALPETLAPGDRVPVDVRATSRTSVSIITHPVFACFVVVFGLMAAAQLAFGVAGPFLYQSELGFTPAAYGLIALCVGAANLVGELGCSYFATRTSTRRLAYGAFALFGAGTAVILTSALTVGSDAWALTIGAALALAGCGILCPQMYGLALGLFTRNLGLVGGIATAASYLIVSAALTLVGVLPETSPAPLGWLYAGCGLAGVLLLGWATSARHRTEHPTFPQTPRLTDPQRL from the coding sequence GTGACAACCGGTGTCGCCGGGCCTCGCCCCGGTCGGATCGTGGGCATCCTCCTGTGCGTTGTCCCGCTCAGCCAGATCCCCCTCGACATCTACACGCCGGCGATGCCCGACATGGTGACCGACCTGTCGTCCACCTCGACGGCAGTCCAGGCCACCGTCACCGCCTACATGGTCGGTCTCGCAGTGGGTTTCGTACCCGTCGGGGTGCTGGCCGACACGTGGGGACGGAAGCGGGTTCTGACAGCCTGCATGGGCGTGACGATCGTCGCCGGCCTCGTCTGTGCGGCGGCGACGACAGTGCCGATGCTGCTCGGTGCCCGCTTCGTCCAAGGGCTGGGCGCATGCGCGTGCATGGTCCTGGGTTACGCCGTTGCCGCCGACTGTTTCCGCGGCAGGAAACTGACCTCGGTCGCCGGATTGCTGGGTGCCGCCTGGGGTCTCGCACCGGTCGTCGCGCCAGCCGTCGGCGGTGTGCTGGCCCAGTTCCTGACCTGGCGACTCATCTTCGTCCTGACCGCGGCGATGACCCTCCTGGTCGGCATCGTGGTCGTGATGGCCCTGCCCGAGACGCTCGCCCCGGGCGACCGTGTCCCCGTCGATGTGCGCGCCACGTCCCGGACCTCCGTCTCGATCATCACCCACCCCGTCTTCGCCTGCTTCGTCGTCGTTTTCGGGTTGATGGCGGCGGCCCAACTCGCCTTCGGCGTCGCGGGCCCGTTCCTCTATCAGTCCGAGCTCGGATTCACGCCGGCCGCATACGGTCTGATCGCCCTGTGTGTGGGCGCGGCGAATCTCGTCGGCGAACTGGGGTGCAGCTACTTCGCCACCCGGACGTCGACGCGTCGGCTCGCGTACGGCGCCTTCGCCCTGTTCGGCGCCGGCACCGCGGTGATCCTGACATCGGCACTCACCGTCGGTTCCGATGCGTGGGCCCTGACGATCGGCGCCGCGCTCGCCCTGGCCGGATGCGGCATACTGTGCCCGCAGATGTACGGCCTCGCTCTGGGACTGTTCACCAGGAACCTGGGGCTGGTCGGCGGGATCGCCACCGCCGCCTCGTATCTGATCGTCTCGGCGGCGCTGACCCTCGTGGGCGTCCTCCCTGAGACCTCTCCCGCTCCGCTGGGCTGGCTGTACGCCGGCTGCGGACTGGCCGGGGTCCTCCTCCTCGGGTGGGCGACGTCGGCCCGACACCGAACCGAACACCCTACCTTCCCTCAGACGCCGAGACTCACCGACCCACAACGCCTCTGA
- a CDS encoding amidohydrolase family protein gives MTDTVHYGHIFHLAGSPAVTEAVDALVSIPDGALVVGDDGTVKFAGEKADVPDEFASAESHDHPGGYLIPGFVDTHIHFPQTYAGDSYGGGQLLEWLNLCIFPSESKFADPEFAQAAAVEFTSRRVAAGTTAMMVFGSAFPHAQDSLFTETQKAGLRIVAGRGIQTVGGDTAKPLLTSEEEAIRLTRAEIDKWHAADTGDYRTALLHVAIVPRFSLSVTTETLKNLGDLYDEYRDRGVYVHSHLNENNRPGTGEVDTTKEVYQVDSYLDTYDGKFLPGSQVGGKSLLGPRTILAHCVHCQDAELARMAETGTSISHCPVSQLFLGSGTMPWKRTVAAGVNISAGTDFGGGDEWLIPRVLGDAFKQHITEPGDAGVSMHPAEMLFIGTVGGARALDMEDRFGNFDQGKEADFLVIEPVDALKSTLDNAVRSDDADLARDQTLFGLLMGLRESSIAEVYVQGRRVTV, from the coding sequence ATGACCGACACCGTCCACTACGGGCACATCTTCCATCTGGCCGGCAGTCCTGCCGTCACCGAGGCGGTCGACGCACTCGTCTCGATACCCGACGGGGCGCTGGTCGTCGGCGACGACGGCACGGTCAAGTTCGCCGGCGAGAAAGCCGATGTCCCGGACGAATTCGCATCGGCGGAGTCCCACGACCACCCCGGCGGGTACCTCATCCCGGGTTTCGTCGACACCCACATCCACTTCCCGCAGACCTACGCCGGCGACTCCTACGGCGGCGGGCAGCTGCTCGAATGGCTCAATCTCTGCATCTTCCCGTCCGAATCCAAGTTCGCCGACCCTGAATTCGCCCAGGCCGCCGCGGTCGAGTTCACCAGCCGTCGGGTCGCCGCGGGGACGACCGCCATGATGGTGTTCGGTTCCGCCTTCCCCCACGCCCAGGACTCCCTGTTCACCGAGACCCAGAAGGCCGGACTGCGTATCGTGGCCGGCCGCGGAATCCAGACCGTCGGTGGTGACACCGCCAAGCCGCTGCTGACCTCGGAGGAAGAGGCGATCCGCCTCACCAGGGCCGAGATCGACAAGTGGCACGCCGCCGACACCGGCGACTACCGCACCGCGTTGCTGCACGTCGCGATCGTGCCGCGGTTCTCCCTGTCGGTGACCACCGAGACGCTGAAGAACCTCGGCGACCTGTACGACGAATACCGGGACCGAGGCGTCTACGTCCACAGCCACCTCAACGAGAACAACCGACCCGGAACCGGGGAGGTCGACACCACCAAGGAGGTCTACCAGGTCGACTCCTACCTCGACACCTACGACGGCAAGTTCCTGCCCGGATCGCAGGTCGGCGGCAAGAGCCTGCTCGGTCCGCGGACCATCCTCGCGCACTGCGTGCACTGCCAGGATGCGGAGCTGGCGCGCATGGCCGAGACCGGCACCTCGATCTCGCACTGTCCGGTGTCCCAGTTGTTCCTCGGGTCGGGCACGATGCCGTGGAAGCGCACGGTTGCGGCGGGTGTGAACATCTCCGCCGGAACCGATTTCGGCGGCGGCGACGAATGGCTGATCCCGCGCGTCCTCGGCGACGCGTTCAAGCAGCACATCACCGAACCCGGAGACGCCGGGGTGTCGATGCACCCGGCCGAGATGCTGTTCATCGGAACCGTCGGGGGCGCCCGCGCGCTCGACATGGAGGACCGCTTCGGCAACTTCGATCAGGGCAAGGAGGCCGATTTCCTCGTCATCGAACCCGTGGACGCCCTGAAGTCGACGCTGGACAACGCCGTCCGTTCCGACGATGCCGATCTCGCTCGCGACCAGACCCTGTTCGGCCTGTTGATGGGCCTCCGCGAATCATCCATCGCCGAGGTCTACGTCCAGGGGCGTCGGGTCACCGTCTGA